DNA from Sphingomonas sp. IW22:
GTGCCTCTGCCACGCCGATCTGGGCGGTTGCGGCGGCCAGCGCGCGTTCGGCGGAGCGCACATCGGGCCGCTGGCGCAACGTGTCGGCGGGGATGCCGGTGCCGATCGCGGCAGGACCGCGTGGAATCGGGCGGACGGCGGCCATTTCGGCCTTGAGCGCGCCCGGTGCCTGCCCGGTCAGCACGCCCAGGCGGGAAACGGCGCTGTTGTAGCTCGCCTCAAGGTTGGGGATGCTGGCGGCGGTCTGTGCCCGCTGCGCGCGCGCCTGTTCGGCGTCGAGCGAGGAGACGAGGCCCGCCTGGACCCGGAAGCCCGCAATCTCAAGATTTTCGTCCTGAATGGCCAGGCTGGCGCGGGCATTTTCGATCTGTGCCTGCGCGGCGCGGGCGAGGATGTAGTTGCGCGCGATCTCACCCTGCACCGACACGAGCAGCGAGGCATAATCGAACCCCGCGCCCTCATAGGTGGCACGCGCCCCTTCGACCGAGCGGCGGACGCCACCGAACAGGTCGAGCTGGTAATTGGCATCGGCGCCGAGCGAGAAATTGTCGGTCGAACCCTGACCGGTATTGATGATCGTGCCGTCGGGCAGCTGTGTCTGCTGACTGCCACCGGCAATCGCCTGTCGACGCGAATAGCCGCCCGAGGCCGACAGGCTGGGCAGGAAGTCGGCGCGCGCCTGAACCAGCGCTTCGCGCGCCTGACGCAGGCGGGTGACGGCCTGCGCCACATCCAGATTGTCGGGCGCGGCCTGTTCGACCAGCCGCTGAAGCAGGGGATCGTCGAAACGGGTCCACCAGCGGCTCAGATCCTCCCGCGTGGCGGTGCCGGGGACCGAAAAGGCGTCGGGCACGCCAAGTTGCGAGGGCGCGGCGGGGCGATAGTCCGGCCCGGCGGCGCATCCGGCAAGCGGCACCGCGACAGCCAGCAACAGGGAAAGAGCGTGGCGAGGCATCGGCAGGTTGATGGCGGGGCGGGGTTTTGGCGGCAACTGATTTTGTGTCGCGAATTGTAACGGTCACGCATCAAAGGATCGCGAGGAGGCGGACCATCGCGCCACTTGACCCCGTCCCCGGCTGAAGCGTTACAGGGTGAACGGAAATAGCAGGAGACGCAGACGATGGCCGAGCGCGACCCTTATCCAGTGACCGCCGATTGGGCGGCGCGCGCCCATGTCGATGCGGGCGAATATCAGCGGCTTTACGATGCGAGCATGAACGACCCCGACGGGTTCTGGCTCGAACAGGCAAAGCGGCTGGACTGGATCGAGGCGCCCAGCAAGGCCGGCGACTGGTCGTTCGACGAAGCCGATTTCGGCATCAAATGGTTCGAGGACGGCGTGCTGAACGTCGCGGCCAATTGCATCGACCGGCATCTGGCCGAGCGCGCCGACACGGTTGCGATCATCTGGGAACCCGACGATCCCAAGGATGCGGCGCGGACCTTCACCTATGCCCAGCTGCATGAGGAGGTGTGCCGCTTTGCCAATGTGCTGAAGGCGCAGGGCGTGCGAAAGGGCGACCGCGTCACCGTCTATCTGCCGATGATTCCGGAGGCGGCGTTCGCGGTGCTGGCGTGCGCGCGGATCGGGGCGATCCATTCGGTCGTGTTCGGCGGCTTTTCGCCCGAAGCGCTGGCGGGGAGGATCGAGGATTGCGATTCCAAGATCGTCATCACCGCCGACGAGGGTTGTCGCGGCGGGCGGCGTGTGGCGCTGAAGGCCAATGTCGATGCCGCCGCTGCCCATGCGCCCAGCCTGGAAAAGGTGCTGGTCGTCAAAGCGACGGGCGCCGATGTCGACATGACCGAGGGTCGCGACATCTGGTTCCACGATGCCGTAGAGGGCGTGGACAGCGATTGCCCGGCCGAACCGATGAAGGCGGAGGACCCGCTGTTCATCCTGTACACCAGCGGATCGACCGGCAAGCCCAAGGGCGTGCTGCACACCACGGGCGGATATCTGTTGTGGGCGGCGATCACCCATCACTGGTGCTTCGATTACAAGCCGGGCGAAATCTGGTGGTGCGCCGCCGATATCGGCTGGGTCACGGGGCATAGCTATATCGTCTATGGCCCGCTGGCGAACGGTGCGACGACGTTGATGTACGAGGGGGTGCCCAACTGGCCCGACGCCAGCCGTATCTGGCAGGTGGTCGACAAGCACAAGGTCAACACGCTGTTCACCGCGCCAACGGCGCTGCGTGCGCTGATGAAGGATGGCAACGGCCCGGTAAAGGCGACCAGCCGCGAGACATTGCGCCTGCTGGGCACGGTGGGCGAGCCGATCAACCCGGAGGCGTGGCGCTGGTATCACGACGTGGTGGGCGAGGGGCGCTGCCCCATCATCGACACCTGGTGGCAGACCGAGACGGGCGGCGCGATGATCGCGCCGATGCCGGGTGCGACCGATCTGAAACCCGGATCGGCCACCCGGCCGTTGCCGGGCGTCGCACCGCAACTGGTCGATGCCGAAGGACAGGTGCTGGAGGGGGCGACCGACGGCAATCTGTGCATCACCCGGTCATGGCCGGGGCAGATGCGGACCGTGTGGGGCGACCATGACCGGTTTTTCCAGACCTATTTTTCGACATATAAGGGCAAGTATTTCACTGGCGACGGATGCCGCCGCGACGAGGACGGTTACTACTGGATTACGGGCCGCGTCGACGATGTCATCAACGTGTCGGGCCACCGCATGGGCACCGCCGAGGTGGAAAGCGCGCTGGTCGCCCACCCCAAGGTCGCCGAGGCCGCCGTCGTCGGCATGCCGCACGAGGTGAAGGGGCAGGGCATCTATGCCTATGTCACGTTGAACGGTGGCGAAGAGGGTTCCGAGGCGCTGCGCGACGAATTGTGCAAATGGGTCCGCAAGGAAATCGGCCCGATCGCGACGCCCGACGCGCTGCAATTCGCGCCCGGCCTGCCCAAGACTCGCAGCGGCAAGATCATGCGGCGCATCCTTCGCAAGATTGCGGAGGGCGACGTGTCGTCGCTGGGCGATACATCGACGCTGGCCGATCCGGCTGTCGTGGACGATCTGGTGGCGAACCGGGTGAGCGTGTGACCCAGATCATTGCAGCATCGCGGACAATGGCGGACACCAACCCGCGATGCTGACAATGGCGATAACAGTTCTGGTCGTGTCCGGTGCGCTGATGATCGGCGCGGCGTGGGGCATATTCGGCAAGCTGCGGCCGGGGGTCGAGGGGTTCCTGATCGCGGTGGCGGGCGGATCGCTGCTCGTGTCGCTGGTTACCGAACTGGTCGAACCGTCGATCGACGAAAGCGGTATCTGGACGGCGCTGGCCGGGCTGACGGCGGGCGCACTAGTGTTTGCCGCGGTAGATTACTGGATCGACGAGAAGATCGGGGCCGATTCGGGTGGCGGTTTGCTGGCGGCGATCACGCTGGACGGGGTGCCCGAAAATCTGGCGCTGGGCGTCGCGCTGATCGGGGCGGGCGCGCCCGAAGTGGCGGCGCTGGCGGGATCGATCTTTCTGTCCAACCTGCCCGAAGCGGCGGGCGGTGCCCGTGAGATGAAGGACGGCCGGTCGAAAGCGGCGGTGTTCGGCCTATGGGCGGCGACGGCGGCGTTGCTGTCGGTCGCGGCGATTGCGGGCAATTTGTTGTTGAAGGGCGCCAGCCCGCACCTGCTGGCGATTATCCGCAGCTTTGCGGCGGGGGCGGTGGTCGCAAGCCTTGCGACCGAAGTGTTTCCCAAGGCCTATGGCGAAGACCGGCACCTGTCGGGCGTGGCGACGGCGGTGGGCGTTTGCCTGGCGTTCGCGCTTGCCCAGTTGAGCGGGGGCTGAGCGCAACCCGCCGCCGGTCGCGAGGACCGGCGGCGCGGGCGGATTATTGCGGGGTGTCGGGCGTCG
Protein-coding regions in this window:
- a CDS encoding efflux transporter outer membrane subunit, whose protein sequence is MPRHALSLLLAVAVPLAGCAAGPDYRPAAPSQLGVPDAFSVPGTATREDLSRWWTRFDDPLLQRLVEQAAPDNLDVAQAVTRLRQAREALVQARADFLPSLSASGGYSRRQAIAGGSQQTQLPDGTIINTGQGSTDNFSLGADANYQLDLFGGVRRSVEGARATYEGAGFDYASLLVSVQGEIARNYILARAAQAQIENARASLAIQDENLEIAGFRVQAGLVSSLDAEQARAQRAQTAASIPNLEASYNSAVSRLGVLTGQAPGALKAEMAAVRPIPRGPAAIGTGIPADTLRQRPDVRSAERALAAATAQIGVAEAQLYPALNIAGGIDTAASAIGSLGDIVTGTLFAGLSQLIFDGGRTRALVRSQRAAADAAFLAYKSSVLTGLEEVENAVVALQTAQARAAQFRIALDAANNSAILARSQYRAGLTDFTTLNQTETQLLSARNSLTTANSDEATALVQLFAALGGGWDAGVTPNAENTTTRALDARQQD
- the acs gene encoding acetate--CoA ligase; translated protein: MAERDPYPVTADWAARAHVDAGEYQRLYDASMNDPDGFWLEQAKRLDWIEAPSKAGDWSFDEADFGIKWFEDGVLNVAANCIDRHLAERADTVAIIWEPDDPKDAARTFTYAQLHEEVCRFANVLKAQGVRKGDRVTVYLPMIPEAAFAVLACARIGAIHSVVFGGFSPEALAGRIEDCDSKIVITADEGCRGGRRVALKANVDAAAAHAPSLEKVLVVKATGADVDMTEGRDIWFHDAVEGVDSDCPAEPMKAEDPLFILYTSGSTGKPKGVLHTTGGYLLWAAITHHWCFDYKPGEIWWCAADIGWVTGHSYIVYGPLANGATTLMYEGVPNWPDASRIWQVVDKHKVNTLFTAPTALRALMKDGNGPVKATSRETLRLLGTVGEPINPEAWRWYHDVVGEGRCPIIDTWWQTETGGAMIAPMPGATDLKPGSATRPLPGVAPQLVDAEGQVLEGATDGNLCITRSWPGQMRTVWGDHDRFFQTYFSTYKGKYFTGDGCRRDEDGYYWITGRVDDVINVSGHRMGTAEVESALVAHPKVAEAAVVGMPHEVKGQGIYAYVTLNGGEEGSEALRDELCKWVRKEIGPIATPDALQFAPGLPKTRSGKIMRRILRKIAEGDVSSLGDTSTLADPAVVDDLVANRVSV
- a CDS encoding ZIP family metal transporter, with the protein product MAITVLVVSGALMIGAAWGIFGKLRPGVEGFLIAVAGGSLLVSLVTELVEPSIDESGIWTALAGLTAGALVFAAVDYWIDEKIGADSGGGLLAAITLDGVPENLALGVALIGAGAPEVAALAGSIFLSNLPEAAGGAREMKDGRSKAAVFGLWAATAALLSVAAIAGNLLLKGASPHLLAIIRSFAAGAVVASLATEVFPKAYGEDRHLSGVATAVGVCLAFALAQLSGG